Below is a genomic region from Rouxiella chamberiensis.
CGTTTATTTGCGAAACGCGTGAAGAAAGTCGGTCGGCGAGCAGTACGGCTATCAGCAGCAGACCCACGACGCCGACTTGCCAGACGCTGTTGATGCCAAACTGCAGCATGCTGGTTTTCAGCGCGACCAGCAGCAGCACGGCAGCAAAAACGCCGCTCACGCCCCCTTTGCCGCCAAAGATGGCGATACCGCCGAGCAGTGCAGCAGTCAGTGATTCAAGTTCCAGATTGACGCCGGCGTCCGGTCGGCCGCTGCCCAGCCACGACAGGGAAACAAAGCTCGCCGCGCCCGCCAGCAGACCGCACAGGCTGTAAAGCACGATCCGCATCCGGTCTACCGGAATACCGACCAGCCGCGCCGCGTGTTCGTTGAATCCCATGGCATAAATCCAGCGGCCCCACGAGGTGAAGGAGAGCAGGATGGCGACGATGACAAACGCGGGCAGAACCAGCGTCAGGAAGGGCAGTGGAACATCGCCCAGCATGCCGCGACCCCACGGCAGCGCCCAGGCAGGCACGCCGCTTTGGGCTGCACCATCGGTGAGACACAGCGCCAGTCCGGAATAGAGATAGAAGGTGCCGAGGGTGACAATCAGCGGATAAATGCGCAGTCTGGCGACCAGAATGCCGTTGAGGGCGCCGAGCAACGCGCCACACAGCAGGCAAACGACCGGCAGGAGAGCAGGCGGCAATCCGGCCTGCACACTGGTTACGCCGACAATGGCTGACAGCGACACATTGCCGCCGACGGAGAGGTCGATGCCCGCGCCGCCACACAGCACGACCAGTGCCTGTCCCAGTGAAACCAGCGCCAGCAGGGTGGCGAACTGCA
It encodes:
- a CDS encoding ABC transporter permease, which produces MKALNKASTLRWCQRNLVLTILAALWTVLILVVVIAQPSIFSGATLGSILQFATLLALVSLGQALVVLCGGAGIDLSVGGNVSLSAIVGVTSVQAGLPPALLPVVCLLCGALLGALNGILVARLRIYPLIVTLGTFYLYSGLALCLTDGAAQSGVPAWALPWGRGMLGDVPLPFLTLVLPAFVIVAILLSFTSWGRWIYAMGFNEHAARLVGIPVDRMRIVLYSLCGLLAGAASFVSLSWLGSGRPDAGVNLELESLTAALLGGIAIFGGKGGVSGVFAAVLLLVALKTSMLQFGINSVWQVGVVGLLLIAVLLADRLSSRVSQINGAR